The Streptococcaceae bacterium ESL0687 genome has a segment encoding these proteins:
- the tsaB gene encoding tRNA (adenosine(37)-N6)-threonylcarbamoyltransferase complex dimerization subunit type 1 TsaB, which translates to MKILAFDTSSKALSVALIEDDKLLGQLSLNIKKNHSITLMPAIDFLLSQLDMKASNLDRIAVAEGPGSYTGLRIAVTTAKTLAYTLKCELVGISSLQAIAARLSFEKGLIVPLIDARRKNVYAGAYLKGESFIKDQHISLENLLDLLKDSQAEKITFMGEVDNFVEDIKEKLPQAEIIRDSELNLPSAYEVALLGAEKEAAEVHNFLPNYLKLVEAEEKWLENHDEKDKGYISKL; encoded by the coding sequence ATGAAAATCTTAGCTTTTGACACATCTTCTAAGGCCCTATCTGTGGCCCTTATTGAAGACGATAAATTACTAGGTCAGCTGAGCCTAAATATTAAAAAAAATCATAGCATAACCCTTATGCCAGCCATTGATTTTTTACTAAGTCAGTTAGATATGAAGGCAAGTAATCTTGACCGGATAGCTGTGGCAGAAGGTCCAGGTTCTTATACTGGTCTTAGGATAGCAGTAACGACTGCAAAAACTTTAGCCTACACCCTTAAATGCGAACTTGTCGGTATTTCAAGCCTTCAAGCCATTGCAGCTAGATTATCTTTTGAAAAAGGACTAATTGTTCCTTTAATTGATGCCAGAAGAAAAAATGTCTATGCTGGTGCGTATTTAAAGGGAGAAAGTTTTATAAAAGATCAACATATTTCCCTTGAGAACCTGCTTGATCTACTTAAAGATTCTCAGGCAGAGAAAATAACCTTCATGGGTGAGGTCGATAATTTTGTAGAAGACATTAAGGAGAAATTGCCCCAGGCTGAAATTATAAGAGATTCAGAACTAAATCTCCCATCAGCGTATGAAGTAGCCCTTTTAGGAGCTGAAAAAGAGGCAGCTGAAGTTCATAATTTTCTACCCAATTATCTGAAACTCGTTGAGGCAGAGGAGAAATGGCTTGAAAACCATGATGAAAAAGATAAGGGATATATTAGTAAACTTTAA
- the tsaD gene encoding tRNA (adenosine(37)-N6)-threonylcarbamoyltransferase complex transferase subunit TsaD codes for MKDTYILAIETSCDETSVAVLKNDDELLSNIIASQIKSHKRFGGVVPEVASRHHVEQITLVIDEALAEAEVTPDQLDAVAVTYGPGLVGALLVGVAAAKAFAWVHNLPVIPTNHMAGHLWAARLEAKLEFPLMALLVSGGHTEIVYVKEPGDYKIIGETRDDAVGEAYDKVGRVMGLTYPSGREIDELAHQGSDVYNFPRAMIKEDNLEFSFSGLKSAFINLHHNAEQKGESLDVKDLSASFQAAVLDILMNKTQKALKKYPVKQLVVAGGVAANQGLRERLAEEIHDVEVIIPPLRLCGDNAGMIAAASVCELKGENFADLDLNALPSLSFETVTEE; via the coding sequence ATGAAAGATACATATATTTTAGCCATTGAAACTAGTTGTGACGAAACTAGTGTGGCTGTTTTAAAAAATGATGATGAACTTTTAAGTAACATCATCGCCAGTCAAATTAAGAGTCACAAGCGTTTTGGCGGGGTGGTTCCTGAGGTCGCAAGCCGCCACCATGTGGAACAAATTACGCTTGTTATTGATGAAGCCTTAGCTGAAGCTGAAGTTACGCCAGATCAATTGGACGCTGTAGCCGTGACTTATGGTCCTGGTCTTGTAGGTGCCCTTTTAGTTGGGGTAGCAGCAGCCAAGGCCTTTGCTTGGGTTCATAACCTTCCTGTAATCCCAACAAATCATATGGCGGGTCACTTGTGGGCTGCAAGACTTGAAGCAAAACTTGAATTTCCTTTAATGGCCCTTCTGGTCTCAGGAGGTCATACAGAGATTGTTTATGTCAAGGAGCCAGGAGACTATAAGATTATTGGTGAAACCCGGGATGATGCAGTTGGTGAGGCCTATGATAAGGTCGGCCGTGTTATGGGGTTAACCTATCCAAGTGGGCGTGAGATTGACGAGCTTGCCCATCAGGGATCTGATGTTTACAATTTCCCCCGTGCTATGATTAAGGAGGATAATCTAGAATTTAGTTTTAGTGGACTAAAATCGGCCTTTATTAACCTTCATCATAATGCAGAACAAAAGGGTGAAAGTTTGGATGTTAAGGATCTATCGGCTAGCTTCCAAGCAGCTGTTCTTGATATTCTTATGAACAAGACTCAAAAGGCCCTTAAAAAATATCCAGTTAAACAGCTGGTTGTAGCAGGTGGAGTTGCGGCCAATCAAGGATTGCGTGAACGCTTGGCTGAGGAGATTCATGATGTTGAGGTCATTATCCCTCCCCTACGCCTATGCGGAGATAATGCTGGAATGATTGCAGCAGCTTCTGTCTGTGAGCTTAAGGGTGAAAACTTTGCAGACTTAGATCTTAATGCCCTACCAAGCTTAAGCTTTGAAACAGTGACTGAAGAATAA
- a CDS encoding MarR family transcriptional regulator — MNKIDVFRMMGSISRRAMTQMNHEASKYGLNNNLFLYLLRIVENEGIAQSELVSLVQVDKTTISRAISKLEKLGFIRTSQEEGKKYKRLYSSKKGLEVYPKLVQLENNYVNGTLERLTEGQVFELFKLLEQINLK; from the coding sequence TTGAATAAGATTGATGTATTCAGAATGATGGGATCTATTTCACGTAGGGCTATGACCCAAATGAACCATGAGGCCAGTAAGTATGGTTTGAACAATAACCTTTTCCTTTATTTACTGAGAATAGTTGAAAATGAGGGTATTGCTCAGTCAGAATTGGTATCTCTTGTGCAGGTTGATAAGACAACTATTAGTAGAGCTATTTCAAAGCTCGAGAAACTTGGTTTTATTAGGACCTCTCAGGAGGAGGGGAAAAAATATAAGAGACTCTATTCTAGTAAAAAAGGATTGGAAGTGTATCCGAAACTAGTACAGTTAGAAAATAATTATGTAAATGGCACCCTCGAAAGACTTACGGAAGGGCAAGTATTTGAACTATTTAAGCTTCTCGAGCAGATAAATTTGAAGTAG
- a CDS encoding phosphodiester glycosidase family protein, which yields MKTTRKKSSLLKKISVTLAGLLTLAVLGVYTFFKTDVFADTRDLWVQTAMSTSSHKWLATSFLSDDEINKILAKYQVTNDTKSDSSTINLSTSSTSSTSDSSNTSIKEISGSTYKGYVVTIKDPSTVKLVNTLTSTGGGTKLSETVKDEGYQIALNAAGFNFDRKTESTGENALDSLTIMDGKLLYGDEDESYQMIGMTSEGKLVLGNYTYSEAIKAGITDAISFGPYLLVNGEDQVTEKSTGGLQPRTAIGQASDGTIFFVVIEGRSSSSAGATLYDLQEVMKDLGAVNATNLDGGGSSEMYYDGKLVNQLSNGSEREIPNAFVVTK from the coding sequence ATGAAAACAACAAGAAAAAAATCAAGTCTTTTAAAGAAAATATCAGTCACCCTAGCTGGACTTCTAACACTAGCAGTCCTTGGGGTATATACCTTCTTTAAAACAGACGTTTTTGCAGACACAAGAGACTTATGGGTTCAAACTGCCATGAGTACAAGTAGTCACAAGTGGCTTGCAACATCATTTTTAAGTGATGACGAGATAAATAAGATACTGGCCAAATATCAGGTTACTAATGATACTAAATCAGACAGCTCAACTATAAATCTATCAACAAGTTCAACTTCATCAACCAGTGATAGCTCAAATACTTCAATCAAGGAAATAAGTGGTTCTACTTATAAAGGATATGTTGTAACCATTAAAGATCCTTCAACTGTTAAGCTTGTAAATACCCTAACCTCAACTGGTGGAGGGACCAAACTATCTGAAACAGTTAAGGATGAAGGTTATCAAATTGCCCTTAATGCAGCAGGTTTTAACTTTGACAGGAAGACTGAATCAACTGGGGAGAATGCCCTTGATTCCCTAACTATTATGGACGGAAAACTCCTTTACGGGGACGAGGATGAAAGTTACCAGATGATTGGAATGACTTCAGAAGGTAAGCTTGTCCTTGGTAATTATACCTATAGTGAAGCCATCAAGGCTGGAATCACTGATGCTATCTCCTTTGGACCATATCTTTTGGTCAACGGAGAAGATCAGGTTACTGAAAAATCAACAGGAGGACTCCAACCTAGAACAGCTATTGGTCAGGCAAGTGACGGGACTATCTTCTTTGTAGTCATTGAAGGAAGATCATCATCAAGTGCCGGTGCTACTCTTTATGACCTCCAAGAGGTTATGAAGGACTTGGGTGCAGTTAATGCAACTAATCTAGACGGCGGTGGATCAAGTGAAATGTACTATGATGGAAAACTAGTTAACCAATTAAGTAATGGAAGTGAAAGGGAGATACCTAATGCTTTCGTTGTAACCAAATAA
- a CDS encoding glucose-6-phosphate isomerase: MGHIKFDYSNLAPFVAEHELSYMQDQVTAADKILREGTGPGSDFIGWLDLPVDYDKEEFARIKETAKKIQSDSDVLIVIGIGGSYLGARAAIDFLNNSFVNLQSKEDRKAPQILYAGNSISSSYLAELVDYVSDKDFSVNVISKSGTTTEPAIAFRVFEELLVKKYGREEANKRIYATTDRERGAVKVNADANNWETFVVPDDVGGRFTVLTAVGLLPIAASGADIDKLMEGAAAARTEYSSDDLTKNEAYQYAALRNILYRKGKVTEILANYEPSLQYFSEWWKQLAGESEGKDQKGIYPTSANFSTDLHSLGQYIQEGMRIMFETVVRIDKARLNIDIPALDEDLDGLGYLEGRDVDFVNKKAADGVLLAHTDGGVPNMIVTIPEQDEFSLGYAIYFFEIAIGLSGYLNGVNPFDQPGVEAYKKNMFALLGKPGFEELGAELNSRLK, encoded by the coding sequence ATGGGACATATTAAATTTGACTACAGCAATCTAGCTCCTTTTGTTGCTGAACATGAGCTTTCTTACATGCAAGATCAGGTTACAGCAGCTGATAAGATACTGCGTGAAGGGACCGGTCCAGGATCAGACTTCATCGGTTGGCTTGATTTACCTGTAGACTATGATAAAGAAGAGTTTGCTCGTATTAAAGAAACAGCTAAAAAAATCCAATCAGATTCAGATGTCCTAATTGTTATTGGGATTGGGGGATCTTACCTTGGAGCACGTGCTGCCATTGATTTCCTAAATAATTCATTTGTTAACCTTCAGTCTAAAGAAGACCGTAAAGCACCGCAAATCCTTTATGCTGGAAACTCAATTTCTTCAAGCTATCTAGCTGAGCTAGTTGACTACGTTTCAGACAAGGACTTCTCAGTCAATGTAATTTCTAAATCAGGAACTACTACTGAACCTGCCATTGCCTTCCGCGTCTTTGAAGAACTTCTGGTTAAAAAATATGGCCGCGAAGAAGCAAATAAACGCATCTACGCTACAACTGACCGTGAGCGCGGAGCTGTAAAAGTAAATGCTGATGCCAACAACTGGGAAACTTTCGTGGTTCCTGATGATGTCGGCGGACGTTTCACAGTTCTTACAGCTGTAGGACTTCTTCCAATTGCAGCAAGTGGTGCTGATATTGATAAACTTATGGAAGGTGCAGCAGCAGCTCGTACTGAATATTCATCAGACGATCTTACTAAAAATGAAGCTTACCAATATGCAGCATTACGTAATATCCTCTACCGTAAGGGTAAAGTTACTGAAATCTTAGCCAACTACGAGCCAAGCCTTCAGTACTTCTCTGAATGGTGGAAACAGCTGGCTGGTGAGTCTGAAGGTAAAGACCAAAAAGGTATCTACCCAACTTCAGCAAACTTCTCAACAGACCTTCACTCACTTGGACAATACATCCAAGAAGGTATGCGCATCATGTTTGAGACAGTGGTTCGTATCGACAAGGCTCGTCTTAACATCGACATCCCTGCACTTGATGAGGATCTTGATGGACTTGGTTACCTTGAAGGACGTGATGTTGATTTTGTTAATAAAAAAGCAGCTGACGGAGTACTTCTTGCCCACACTGATGGTGGAGTACCTAACATGATTGTAACCATTCCAGAACAAGATGAGTTCTCACTAGGTTATGCCATTTACTTCTTTGAGATTGCAATTGGTCTATCAGGTTACTTAAACGGGGTTAACCCATTTGACCAACCAGGAGTTGAAGCCTACAAGAAAAACATGTTCGCTCTTCTTGGGAAACCAGGATTTGAAGAACTTGGAGCTGAATTAAACAGCCGTCTTAAATAA
- a CDS encoding DUF4956 domain-containing protein produces the protein MLSTLTGVGVALVLGLLIALVHTYRNVYSKNFVITLVTLPVLVQLVIMLVNGNLGTGVAVMGAFSLVRFRSIAGGAREITSIFWSMAIGLAVGTGAYLEAAVFSLVTALIIITLNTIKFGENNKTVERTLKITIAEDLDFPGLFDDILDKYAYQVEMDSVKTTNMGSLYELRYNVKLKDSQDEKKLIDDIRVRNGNLPVSLGRLAQNSEVL, from the coding sequence ATGCTTAGCACACTAACTGGAGTAGGGGTTGCCCTAGTCCTAGGACTACTTATTGCCCTGGTACATACTTATAGGAATGTATACAGTAAAAATTTTGTTATTACACTGGTAACTCTTCCGGTTCTGGTTCAACTGGTTATCATGCTTGTTAACGGGAACTTAGGAACAGGGGTTGCTGTTATGGGAGCCTTCTCACTCGTCCGCTTTAGATCAATTGCTGGTGGGGCGCGTGAAATTACAAGTATCTTTTGGTCAATGGCTATCGGTCTAGCAGTAGGTACAGGAGCCTACCTTGAAGCAGCAGTATTTTCACTAGTAACAGCACTTATAATTATTACCCTAAATACAATTAAATTTGGGGAAAATAACAAAACAGTTGAACGGACCCTTAAAATCACTATAGCTGAAGATTTAGATTTTCCAGGTCTCTTTGATGACATTTTAGATAAATATGCCTATCAAGTTGAAATGGACTCAGTAAAAACAACAAATATGGGAAGTCTGTATGAGCTTAGATATAATGTTAAGCTAAAAGATTCTCAAGACGAAAAGAAATTAATTGACGATATTAGAGTACGTAATGGAAACCTACCAGTAAGTCTTGGTAGATTAGCACAAAATAGCGAGGTATTATAA
- a CDS encoding polyphosphate polymerase domain-containing protein, with protein sequence MKLKNVFQRREVKYTMTFEQYKKLREAVEGLLTEDQYGLHTIYSLYYDTDDYAMIKKSIERPEYKEKFRVRSYGKPKIDGDVYLEIKKKVLGVVYKRRVASNYGGLSLEHIASNLERNCSDSSNSNNQIANEITYLFSNLTLKPKVLIAYDRRALFSPEDEDFRVTFDFNIRYDLDSLDFEDEDMTPLSPEVDVLMEVKSLGSYPMWFSRALSELGIFKASYSKYANVYKKIIYPLEKNRKFDEKLEEIGEKAYA encoded by the coding sequence ATGAAATTAAAAAATGTTTTTCAAAGGAGAGAAGTGAAATATACCATGACCTTTGAACAATATAAAAAGTTAAGGGAGGCAGTCGAGGGTTTACTAACAGAGGACCAATACGGGCTTCATACAATTTACTCCCTTTACTATGATACTGATGACTATGCAATGATAAAAAAATCAATTGAAAGACCAGAATATAAGGAAAAATTTAGGGTTAGAAGCTACGGCAAACCTAAAATAGATGGAGATGTCTACCTTGAAATAAAAAAGAAGGTTTTGGGGGTGGTTTATAAAAGAAGGGTGGCCAGTAATTACGGCGGCCTATCTCTAGAGCATATTGCCTCAAACCTTGAAAGAAATTGTAGCGATTCAAGTAATTCAAACAATCAAATAGCTAATGAAATAACCTACCTTTTCAGTAACCTTACCTTAAAGCCAAAGGTCCTAATAGCCTATGACAGGAGGGCTTTGTTTTCACCAGAGGATGAAGATTTCAGGGTAACCTTTGATTTTAATATCAGATATGATTTAGACTCATTAGACTTTGAGGATGAGGATATGACTCCTCTAAGTCCAGAGGTTGATGTACTGATGGAGGTTAAAAGCCTGGGTAGCTATCCGATGTGGTTTAGCAGGGCCCTAAGTGAACTTGGAATCTTTAAGGCCAGCTATTCGAAATATGCAAATGTATATAAAAAAATTATTTATCCCTTAGAAAAAAATAGAAAATTTGATGAAAAATTAGAAGAGATAGGAGAAAAAGCTTATGCTTAG
- a CDS encoding carbohydrate-binding domain-containing protein, whose protein sequence is MKTKTNAGKIRNFILLASTSLLLAACSSKAATSSQTTTTSSTSTVQTVATSTTVDETNATTIDLSKESGSTVEITKAGTYILTGEYKGQIHINAKDEEVVIILKNAKITSDSGPAIYSEAAKNTVVSLQGENSLTDSSNYPTGDSAPNATLYAKNDLVLTGDGSLSVKSNYKAAVRSKDILTIESGTYSIESTTDALKATDQILVLGGKIDIKSGSDGLQATSTKDGKGIITVKGGELNISAEKKGLKAGKVLNIEGGTINVTKSYEGFEAEVINIKGGKNSIVASDDGINASSSTTSSSKNKNTNSSSSSKSSDTQMNQGGPSGDMGQGGPGQGGGQMGGMPGGQEEADENLIVNITGGETVIKASGDGIDSNGNVNMSDGVVYVEQHGDGDAPLDFDGKFVQTGGTLVAMGSASMAQTTQGDQAGFALYKEASGQITIEDGKETLTYTPSNSYAFLFVSTPNMSKGGTIKVNGESYDLTDTITTSGEASNQMQGGRPF, encoded by the coding sequence ATGAAGACAAAAACAAATGCAGGTAAGATCAGAAACTTTATTCTATTAGCAAGTACATCCCTTCTTCTTGCAGCATGTTCAAGTAAGGCTGCTACAAGTTCACAGACAACGACAACAAGCAGCACATCAACTGTCCAAACTGTTGCAACATCAACTACAGTTGACGAGACTAATGCAACAACCATTGACCTATCAAAGGAAAGTGGTTCAACCGTTGAAATTACAAAGGCCGGTACCTATATTTTAACTGGGGAATACAAGGGACAGATTCATATAAATGCCAAGGATGAAGAAGTGGTAATTATCCTTAAGAATGCAAAAATTACCTCTGATTCAGGCCCAGCCATCTATTCTGAAGCAGCTAAAAACACAGTAGTAAGCCTTCAAGGGGAAAATAGTCTGACTGACTCAAGTAATTATCCAACTGGTGACAGTGCCCCTAATGCCACCCTTTATGCAAAAAATGATTTGGTACTTACAGGAGACGGAAGCCTAAGTGTTAAGTCTAACTACAAGGCAGCTGTTCGTAGTAAGGATATCTTGACCATTGAAAGTGGTACCTACTCAATTGAAAGTACAACAGACGCCCTAAAAGCAACAGACCAAATCCTTGTTCTAGGTGGTAAGATTGACATTAAGTCAGGAAGTGACGGACTTCAAGCAACAAGTACTAAAGACGGTAAGGGAATCATCACAGTTAAAGGCGGAGAACTTAATATCTCAGCAGAGAAAAAAGGTCTTAAGGCTGGTAAGGTTCTAAATATTGAAGGTGGAACAATTAATGTAACCAAATCTTATGAAGGATTTGAAGCTGAGGTAATTAACATTAAAGGTGGTAAGAACTCAATTGTAGCTTCTGATGACGGAATCAATGCATCAAGTTCAACTACCTCTTCATCAAAAAATAAAAATACTAATTCAAGTTCTTCAAGTAAATCTAGTGATACCCAAATGAATCAAGGCGGCCCAAGTGGTGATATGGGTCAAGGTGGACCTGGTCAAGGCGGTGGCCAAATGGGTGGTATGCCTGGTGGTCAAGAGGAAGCCGATGAAAATCTAATTGTAAATATTACAGGTGGAGAAACAGTAATCAAGGCAAGTGGTGATGGAATTGACAGTAATGGTAATGTTAACATGTCAGACGGTGTTGTCTACGTAGAACAACATGGTGACGGAGATGCCCCTCTTGATTTCGACGGAAAATTTGTTCAAACTGGTGGAACTTTAGTAGCCATGGGTTCAGCAAGTATGGCCCAAACAACTCAAGGAGACCAAGCAGGATTTGCCCTTTATAAGGAAGCATCTGGTCAAATTACCATTGAAGATGGTAAGGAAACTTTAACTTATACTCCAAGTAACTCATATGCCTTCCTCTTTGTTTCAACACCTAATATGTCTAAGGGTGGAACAATTAAGGTTAACGGAGAAAGCTATGACCTTACAGATACAATAACTACAAGTGGTGAGGCAAGTAATCAAATGCAAGGCGGAAGACCCTTCTAA
- a CDS encoding RNA polymerase epsilon subunit translates to MLFKVFYQETKTRSPKRETTKTLFVELDDVTAQTGIVKTRELLAKNTAYNVEFIDALSKDAEEYEREAENFKITQF, encoded by the coding sequence ATGTTATTTAAAGTATTTTACCAAGAAACTAAAACTCGTTCACCAAAACGTGAAACTACAAAAACACTATTCGTAGAACTTGACGACGTAACTGCCCAAACTGGTATCGTTAAGACTCGTGAACTACTTGCAAAAAATACAGCCTACAATGTTGAATTCATCGATGCCTTAAGTAAGGACGCTGAAGAATACGAAAGAGAAGCTGAAAACTTCAAAATTACACAATTTTAA
- the rimI gene encoding ribosomal protein S18-alanine N-acetyltransferase — MDKRQVRIISHKEENCKNVSASIHDILCQIYEISPWTLEQVESDLRQEQSIYFFACKDDRAVGFLAATELMGEIEITNLAVHPDFQGQGLSSKLLERLLDFEATFFLEVRKSNVIAQNLYKKFKFESFHERKKYYKNPTEDAILMRLERL, encoded by the coding sequence ATGGATAAGAGGCAGGTAAGGATAATAAGCCACAAGGAAGAAAATTGTAAAAATGTATCGGCAAGTATCCATGATATTTTATGCCAGATTTATGAGATTTCTCCTTGGACCCTTGAACAGGTAGAGTCTGATCTCAGGCAGGAGCAGTCGATTTATTTTTTTGCCTGTAAAGATGATAGGGCCGTAGGTTTTCTTGCGGCTACTGAACTCATGGGGGAGATTGAGATTACAAATCTAGCTGTCCATCCGGATTTTCAAGGACAGGGTCTTTCTTCAAAACTGCTGGAAAGACTCTTAGATTTTGAGGCTACTTTCTTTTTGGAGGTTAGAAAGTCTAATGTTATCGCCCAAAACCTTTATAAAAAGTTTAAGTTTGAATCCTTCCATGAGAGAAAAAAATACTATAAAAATCCTACAGAAGATGCAATTTTAATGCGTCTAGAAAGGTTATAA
- a CDS encoding GNAT family N-acetyltransferase: MWKIKKISELGGLDFYHALKLRIDTFIMDQERIYHELDEKDLIAYHIFYQDSINKEVLAYARIFEDGEDIILGRVVTSKSVQAKGWGKKLLVNTLAFAQDKWPNRQISIESQEQVVGFYKKFGFEIEGESFIHEGTPHIKMRYIHEKN; encoded by the coding sequence ATGTGGAAAATTAAAAAAATTAGTGAACTCGGTGGATTAGATTTTTATCATGCCCTAAAATTAAGAATTGACACCTTCATCATGGATCAAGAGAGAATTTACCACGAACTGGATGAAAAAGACCTTATAGCCTACCATATCTTTTACCAAGATTCTATCAATAAAGAAGTTTTAGCCTATGCTAGAATTTTTGAAGATGGAGAAGACATCATTCTTGGCCGCGTAGTCACCAGTAAATCTGTCCAAGCTAAGGGTTGGGGGAAAAAACTATTAGTAAATACCTTGGCATTTGCACAAGATAAATGGCCAAACCGCCAAATAAGCATTGAGTCTCAGGAACAGGTAGTTGGATTTTATAAAAAATTTGGCTTCGAAATAGAAGGTGAAAGTTTTATTCACGAGGGAACACCCCATATCAAGATGAGGTACATACATGAAAAAAATTAA
- a CDS encoding NAD(P)/FAD-dependent oxidoreductase has protein sequence MKKYDTIVIGGGPSGMMAAIASAYYGHKTLLLEKNRRVGKKLSMTGGGRCNVTNNGTLDEIIENIPGNGRFLHSAFSQFDNQDIITFFKDAGVKLKVEDHGRVFPASDKSATIIEALLKKMSNYGVTSLTKAEVTSLKKIDDLFVVKTKDEVFQASRVIVATGGKTYPSTGSTGFGHEIARRFDIPLTDFHPSESPLIMEKPIKDLQGISLTDIELTVGKKKIKHDLLFTHFGLSGPAALRASTFIQKPTMVNLDLFPQMTKMELLTHFESLDRNKALKNVLKADLQERLLIYLLDRIGLNPQTPLKQVNKKDLERLVEASKEWKIPIEKTFSLEKSFVTQGGVDLKNINPKTMESRDIPGLYFVGEVLDINAHTGGFNITSALVTGWVAGTN, from the coding sequence ATGAAAAAATATGACACAATTGTAATTGGTGGTGGCCCGTCTGGTATGATGGCAGCCATTGCCTCGGCCTACTATGGCCATAAAACTCTCCTCCTTGAAAAAAATAGGAGGGTAGGAAAAAAACTCTCTATGACTGGCGGTGGACGGTGTAATGTTACTAATAATGGAACACTGGATGAAATCATCGAAAATATTCCAGGAAATGGACGCTTCCTTCATTCAGCCTTCTCGCAGTTTGACAACCAAGATATTATCACCTTCTTCAAAGATGCTGGTGTAAAACTTAAAGTTGAAGACCACGGACGTGTTTTCCCCGCAAGTGATAAATCCGCAACCATTATTGAGGCCCTGCTTAAAAAAATGAGCAACTACGGGGTAACCAGTCTGACCAAGGCTGAGGTGACCTCCCTTAAAAAAATTGATGATCTTTTCGTCGTAAAAACAAAGGATGAAGTTTTCCAAGCATCTCGTGTAATTGTAGCCACTGGGGGTAAAACTTATCCTTCAACAGGGTCGACTGGCTTTGGCCATGAAATTGCTAGACGCTTTGACATACCTTTAACTGATTTTCACCCTTCAGAAAGTCCTCTGATTATGGAAAAACCAATCAAGGACCTACAAGGAATCAGCCTGACTGATATTGAACTTACAGTTGGCAAGAAGAAAATTAAACATGATTTACTTTTTACCCACTTTGGACTGTCAGGACCTGCAGCCCTCCGCGCTTCTACCTTCATCCAAAAACCAACTATGGTAAATCTTGACCTCTTCCCTCAAATGACCAAAATGGAGCTTTTAACCCACTTTGAATCTCTAGACCGGAACAAGGCTTTAAAAAATGTCCTAAAGGCTGATTTACAAGAAAGACTTTTAATCTACCTTTTAGATAGGATTGGCCTCAATCCTCAAACGCCTCTCAAACAGGTTAATAAAAAAGACCTGGAAAGACTGGTTGAGGCAAGCAAGGAATGGAAAATTCCAATTGAAAAAACTTTCTCCTTGGAAAAATCATTTGTGACCCAAGGCGGAGTCGACCTTAAAAATATCAATCCCAAAACCATGGAATCACGTGATATTCCAGGACTCTACTTTGTTGGTGAGGTCCTAGATATCAATGCCCATACAGGTGGCTTTAATATTACCAGCGCCCTTGTAACAGGCTGGGTAGCTGGAACCAACTAA
- the rimI gene encoding ribosomal protein S18-alanine N-acetyltransferase, whose amino-acid sequence MMKKIRDILVNFKLKEKKLDYFLLKESRDGVSFRPANESDIYQLLALERSVYGENLPWIYSHFEFEIAVNPQAFFLLAEINHEPVAFLGFRLEIKDSSVYITNLVVKKEFQRQGLASKLLDELLNQVKPMDISKFRLEVRVDNREALAFYKAQGFVIEDKILAYYEDSADALLMEKELGRDL is encoded by the coding sequence ATGATGAAAAAGATAAGGGATATATTAGTAAACTTTAAGCTTAAGGAAAAAAAGTTAGATTATTTTCTGCTAAAGGAGTCCAGGGACGGTGTAAGCTTTAGACCTGCAAATGAAAGTGATATCTATCAACTTTTAGCCCTTGAAAGAAGTGTTTATGGGGAAAATTTACCCTGGATTTACTCCCATTTTGAGTTTGAGATAGCCGTAAATCCCCAAGCCTTCTTCCTACTAGCTGAGATTAATCATGAGCCTGTAGCCTTTTTAGGATTTAGGCTAGAGATTAAAGATTCAAGCGTCTATATTACTAATCTGGTTGTAAAAAAGGAATTTCAGAGGCAGGGCCTTGCTTCAAAGCTCTTGGATGAACTTTTAAATCAGGTTAAACCTATGGATATATCAAAGTTTAGGCTGGAAGTCAGAGTTGATAATAGGGAAGCTTTAGCTTTTTATAAGGCCCAAGGTTTTGTAATCGAGGATAAAATACTAGCTTATTATGAGGATTCGGCGGATGCCCTCTTAATGGAAAAAGAATTAGGAAGAGATTTATAA